The proteins below are encoded in one region of Arthrobacter sp. CJ23:
- a CDS encoding carboxylesterase has translation MSKSEKISFEGSSGEMLAGTVDVPEGPVRGWGVFSHGLTLGKDSPAASRICKGLADQGVGMLRFDNLGLGGSGGEWSAGSFSVKVADTVLAAEFMRAQGREVSLLVGHSFGGAAVLAAARSVPGLDAVVTVGAPFEPKHVEHMFDAEIGTILNEGSAVVDLGGRRMEVRRHFVEDVEAADLRDCIRTLHKPLLVMHSPTDNTVGIDNASEIFRTARHPRSFISLEGSEHLLTGKGQAARVARIIAAWAEQYLDAV, from the coding sequence GTGTCCAAGTCGGAGAAGATCAGTTTCGAAGGCAGCAGCGGCGAGATGCTGGCTGGAACCGTGGATGTGCCCGAAGGCCCGGTGCGCGGCTGGGGCGTGTTCTCGCACGGCCTGACGCTCGGCAAGGACAGCCCGGCCGCGTCCCGCATCTGCAAGGGCCTGGCGGACCAGGGCGTGGGCATGCTGCGCTTCGACAACCTTGGCCTGGGCGGTTCGGGCGGCGAGTGGTCGGCCGGCTCCTTCAGTGTCAAGGTGGCGGACACCGTGCTGGCCGCGGAGTTCATGCGGGCCCAGGGCCGGGAGGTCTCGCTGCTGGTGGGGCACTCCTTTGGCGGGGCCGCGGTGCTGGCCGCCGCACGCAGCGTTCCCGGGTTGGACGCCGTGGTCACCGTGGGTGCCCCGTTCGAGCCCAAGCACGTGGAGCACATGTTCGACGCCGAGATCGGCACCATCCTGAACGAGGGCAGCGCCGTGGTGGACCTCGGCGGGCGGCGCATGGAAGTGCGCCGGCACTTCGTGGAGGACGTGGAGGCCGCGGATCTCCGCGACTGCATCCGGACGCTGCACAAGCCGCTCCTGGTGATGCATTCCCCCACCGACAACACCGTGGGGATCGACAACGCCAGTGAGATCTTCCGCACGGCCCGGCACCCGCGCAGCTTCATCTCGCTCGAAGGCAGCGAGCACCTTCTCACCGGGAAGGGTCAGGCAGCCCGCGTGGCCCGCATCATCGCCGCGTGGGCCGAGCAGTACCTCGACGCCGTTTAG
- a CDS encoding succinate dehydrogenase hydrophobic membrane anchor subunit yields MTTIQNPRSGNIGSGKIAPKYNRTGGSKGNFEMLAWLFMRLSGVVLVVLIFGHLFVNLLVGEGIHAIDFGFVAGKWADPFWQIWDLAMLWLAMLHGTNGVRTIINDYAEKDSTRFWLKVVLYAATTVIIILGTLVIFTFNPCPVVDGVQLPGGFCPAP; encoded by the coding sequence ATGACCACCATCCAGAACCCGCGCAGCGGAAACATCGGATCCGGCAAGATTGCGCCCAAGTACAACCGCACCGGCGGCAGCAAGGGCAACTTCGAGATGCTGGCCTGGCTGTTCATGCGCCTCTCCGGCGTCGTCCTGGTGGTCCTCATCTTCGGCCACCTCTTCGTGAACCTGCTGGTGGGCGAAGGCATCCACGCCATCGACTTCGGCTTCGTTGCCGGCAAGTGGGCCGACCCGTTCTGGCAGATCTGGGATCTTGCCATGCTGTGGCTGGCCATGCTGCACGGCACCAACGGTGTCCGCACCATCATCAACGACTACGCCGAAAAGGACTCCACGCGCTTCTGGCTCAAGGTAGTCCTCTACGCCGCCACCACGGTCATCATCATTCTTGGCACCCTGGTGATCTTCACGTTCAACCCGTGCCCCGTCGTCGACGGCGTTCAGCTGCCCGGCGGTTTCTGCCCGGCGCCGTAA
- the sdhA gene encoding succinate dehydrogenase flavoprotein subunit: MQVHKYDVVIVGAGGAGMRAAIESGQRARTAVLTKLYPTRSHTGAAQGGMCAALANVEEDNWEWHTFDTIKGGDYLVDQDAAEVMAKEAIDAVLDLEKMGLPFNRTPEGRIDQRRFGGHTRDHGKAPVRRACYAADRTGHMILQTLYQNCVKHNVEFYNEYYVLDLLMVEEDAVREDGTPYKQKRVAGVVSYDLASGELHVFQAKSVVFASGGAGKVFKTTSNAHTLTGDGMGIAFRRGIPLEDMEFFQFHPTGLAGLGILLTEGARGEGAILRNSEGERFMERYAPTIKDLAPRDIVARAMANEVREGRGCGPNKDYVLLDLTHLEPAHIEAKLPDITEFARTYLGVEPFTDPVPVFPTAHYAMGGIPTNITTEVLQDNDTIVPGLYAAGEVACVSVHGSNRLGTNSLLDINVFGKRAGIAAAEYSKTADFVELPEDPEAMTRGLLSGLLEGNGTERVAQIRKELQDTMDANMQVFRTKESLEKVLSDIDSFEERYKNVTVQDKGKRFNLDLLEAVELGFLLDMAKVMTVGALHREESRGGHYREDFPDRNDEKFMKHSMAYLDSSVTVDSSAESVAGIRLETKPVVFTRYEPMERKY; this comes from the coding sequence ATGCAGGTCCACAAGTACGACGTAGTCATCGTCGGCGCCGGCGGCGCCGGCATGCGCGCGGCGATCGAATCCGGCCAGCGCGCACGAACAGCGGTACTGACCAAGCTCTACCCCACCCGCTCCCACACCGGTGCGGCACAGGGTGGCATGTGTGCAGCATTGGCCAACGTCGAAGAAGACAACTGGGAATGGCACACCTTTGACACCATCAAGGGCGGCGACTACCTGGTTGACCAGGATGCGGCCGAGGTCATGGCGAAGGAAGCCATCGACGCCGTGCTGGACCTGGAAAAGATGGGCCTGCCGTTCAACCGCACGCCCGAAGGCCGCATTGACCAGCGCCGCTTCGGTGGCCACACCCGCGACCACGGCAAGGCTCCGGTCCGCCGCGCATGCTACGCCGCCGACCGCACCGGCCACATGATCCTGCAGACGCTGTACCAAAACTGCGTCAAGCACAACGTCGAGTTCTACAACGAGTACTACGTCCTGGACCTGCTGATGGTCGAAGAAGACGCAGTGCGCGAAGACGGCACGCCGTACAAGCAGAAGCGCGTTGCCGGCGTGGTCTCCTACGATCTCGCCTCGGGCGAACTGCACGTCTTCCAGGCCAAGTCCGTGGTCTTCGCCTCCGGCGGCGCCGGCAAGGTCTTCAAGACCACCTCCAACGCCCACACCCTCACCGGTGACGGCATGGGCATCGCCTTCCGCCGCGGCATCCCCCTGGAAGACATGGAGTTCTTCCAGTTCCACCCGACCGGCCTCGCCGGCCTGGGCATCCTCCTCACCGAAGGTGCGCGCGGTGAAGGTGCCATCCTGCGCAACTCGGAGGGTGAGCGCTTCATGGAGCGCTACGCCCCCACCATCAAGGACCTCGCACCGCGTGACATCGTGGCCCGCGCCATGGCCAACGAAGTCCGTGAAGGCCGCGGCTGCGGCCCGAACAAGGACTACGTCCTCCTGGACCTGACCCACCTGGAACCGGCCCACATCGAGGCCAAGCTCCCGGACATCACCGAGTTCGCCCGCACCTACCTGGGTGTGGAGCCGTTCACGGATCCGGTCCCCGTCTTCCCGACGGCGCACTACGCCATGGGCGGCATCCCCACCAACATCACCACCGAGGTGCTGCAGGACAACGACACGATCGTGCCGGGCCTGTATGCCGCCGGTGAGGTTGCCTGCGTCTCGGTGCACGGCTCCAACCGCCTGGGCACCAACTCCCTGCTGGACATCAACGTGTTCGGCAAGCGCGCCGGCATCGCCGCCGCCGAGTACTCCAAGACGGCCGACTTCGTCGAGCTGCCGGAGGACCCGGAAGCAATGACCCGCGGCCTGCTCTCCGGTCTCCTCGAGGGCAACGGCACCGAGCGTGTTGCGCAGATCCGCAAGGAACTGCAGGACACCATGGACGCCAACATGCAGGTGTTCCGCACCAAGGAATCCCTCGAGAAGGTCCTCAGCGACATCGACTCCTTCGAAGAGCGCTACAAGAACGTCACGGTCCAGGACAAGGGCAAGCGCTTCAACCTGGACCTGCTGGAGGCCGTTGAACTCGGCTTCCTCCTGGACATGGCCAAGGTCATGACCGTTGGTGCACTGCACCGCGAAGAGTCCCGCGGCGGCCACTACCGCGAGGACTTCCCGGACCGCAATGACGAAAAGTTCATGAAGCACTCCATGGCTTACCTGGACTCCTCCGTCACCGTCGACTCGTCGGCCGAATCCGTTGCGGGCATCCGTCTCGAGACCAAGCCCGTTGTCTTCACCCGTTACGAGCCGATGGAGCGTAAGTACTAA
- a CDS encoding YihY/virulence factor BrkB family protein, with the protein MTKHAKRNPARAADKPPLPTERAKLKLRLIRRRQEWGHARRSGQGVLKSAPVLFSLLQARLSTVLPLRAWQHYALQHGPLLSAGIGFTMFFSITGLLATGFALAGLVLSSNPVLVDSIIESVSRAAPGLLKLDGGEGLVEPEQLLNPSGLGLTAAIAAAVTVFTSLGWMSGVRDGLRGVLRLPALERNPVLLKLGDAATLLLLGVVLVLSAGVSLVFGTAAGWLIGLLRLDEAVAGPVAGIVKVAVPLLLNWATAAIMFRLAGGLKLGRRTFLEATALAGVGTTLLQVFSTELLARAGQNPVLAPFAIIIGLLIWFNLVSQVYLLAAAWAAIREADLGEAGPPAKSALGSRHVPPHAPADAKRRRGTARPTRR; encoded by the coding sequence GTGACGAAGCACGCGAAGCGGAATCCAGCCCGAGCAGCGGACAAGCCGCCGCTGCCAACTGAGCGCGCCAAGCTCAAGCTCCGGCTGATCCGGCGCAGGCAGGAATGGGGCCACGCCCGCCGCTCCGGCCAGGGCGTCCTGAAATCGGCGCCGGTCCTGTTCAGCCTCCTGCAGGCCAGGCTCTCCACGGTGCTGCCGCTGCGCGCCTGGCAGCACTACGCGCTGCAGCACGGACCCCTCCTGAGCGCCGGCATCGGCTTCACCATGTTCTTCTCCATCACGGGCCTCCTCGCCACGGGCTTTGCCCTGGCGGGCCTGGTCCTGAGCAGCAACCCTGTTTTGGTGGATTCAATCATCGAGAGTGTCTCCCGGGCCGCGCCGGGACTGTTGAAGCTCGACGGCGGCGAGGGCCTGGTGGAGCCGGAGCAGCTTCTGAATCCTTCCGGGCTGGGCCTGACCGCCGCCATCGCGGCAGCGGTCACCGTGTTCACCTCGCTCGGCTGGATGAGCGGGGTCCGGGACGGCCTGCGCGGCGTCCTGCGCCTGCCCGCCCTCGAACGGAACCCCGTGCTGCTGAAGCTGGGGGACGCTGCGACGCTCCTGCTGCTCGGCGTGGTCCTGGTCCTGAGCGCCGGTGTGTCGTTGGTCTTCGGCACCGCCGCGGGCTGGCTGATCGGGCTCCTGCGCCTGGACGAGGCCGTGGCCGGGCCGGTGGCCGGAATCGTGAAGGTCGCGGTGCCGCTGCTGCTGAACTGGGCGACGGCGGCCATCATGTTCCGCCTGGCGGGCGGCCTGAAACTGGGCAGGCGGACGTTCCTGGAGGCCACGGCCCTGGCCGGGGTGGGCACTACCCTCCTGCAGGTCTTCAGCACCGAACTGCTGGCCCGGGCAGGCCAGAACCCCGTCCTCGCGCCCTTCGCCATCATCATCGGCCTGCTCATCTGGTTCAACCTGGTCAGCCAGGTCTACCTGCTCGCCGCCGCCTGGGCAGCCATCCGGGAAGCCGACCTCGGCGAGGCCGGGCCGCCGGCCAAGTCGGCGCTTGGCTCCCGGCACGTCCCGCCCCACGCGCCTGCGGACGCTAAACGGCGTCGAGGTACTGCTCGGCCCACGCGGCGATGA
- a CDS encoding succinate dehydrogenase iron-sulfur subunit, with protein MTTEMAEPASKIELPASVAGDGEIPTFHITLRVRRYDPEVSEEARWDDYKLTMYGTDRVLDALHKVKWEIDGSVSFRRSCAHGVCGSDAMRINGRNRLACKTLLKDLDTTKPITVEPIKGLPVEKDLIVDMEPFFQSFREVMPFLINKGHEPTKERLQSVEDRERFDDTTKCILCAACTSSCPVFWTDGQYFGPAAIVNAHRFIFDSRDDAGDMRLEILNDKEGVWRCRTTFNCSEACPRGIQVTQAIAEVKQAILARKI; from the coding sequence ATGACTACCGAAATGGCAGAGCCCGCTTCCAAGATCGAGCTTCCGGCGAGCGTGGCCGGCGACGGTGAAATCCCCACGTTCCACATCACCCTGCGCGTCCGCCGCTACGACCCCGAGGTTTCGGAAGAAGCCCGCTGGGACGACTACAAGCTGACGATGTACGGCACGGACCGCGTGCTGGATGCCCTGCACAAGGTCAAGTGGGAAATCGACGGCAGCGTCTCCTTCCGCCGCTCCTGCGCCCACGGCGTCTGCGGTTCCGATGCCATGCGCATCAACGGCCGCAACCGCCTGGCCTGCAAGACGCTGCTGAAGGACCTGGACACCACCAAGCCCATCACCGTTGAACCGATCAAGGGCCTCCCCGTGGAGAAGGACCTGATCGTGGACATGGAGCCGTTCTTCCAGTCCTTCCGCGAGGTCATGCCGTTCCTCATCAACAAGGGCCACGAGCCCACCAAGGAACGCCTGCAGTCCGTCGAGGACCGCGAACGCTTTGACGACACCACCAAGTGCATCCTGTGCGCTGCCTGCACCTCGTCCTGCCCGGTCTTCTGGACCGACGGCCAGTACTTCGGCCCGGCAGCGATCGTCAACGCCCACCGCTTCATCTTCGACTCCCGTGATGACGCCGGCGACATGCGCCTGGAGATCCTCAACGACAAGGAAGGCGTGTGGCGCTGCCGCACCACCTTCAACTGCTCCGAAGCATGCCCGCGCGGCATCCAGGTGACGCAGGCAATCGCCGAGGTCAAGCAGGCCATCCTGGCCCGCAAGATCTAG